One stretch of Podospora bellae-mahoneyi strain CBS 112042 chromosome 2, whole genome shotgun sequence DNA includes these proteins:
- the POL3 gene encoding DNA-directed DNA polymerase delta (COG:L; EggNog:ENOG503NUXQ), with protein sequence MPSATLPQKRAFGEASSTRRNIAATPSTATTKKRRIDEPTSSPAQRFKSSQNDSKGRMASSQQKSVFESEVLERLNQDISDLKQNNSEKDQAWERPPIPNDFDPSKHSLCFQAIEAEEGTIGGGQPAVKLFGVTENGNSVLLHVKDFKHYLYVAAPVSFVVEDCLAFKAYLESQMSQNHQYQQVIHNVSLTMRENIYGFQGNVQNPYIKVTVTDPKHINKVRTMIERGEANWKGMWKHDGGIMTYDSIQYLLRFMVDCSIAGMSWVEAPAGAYDLIHMNKQSNCQFEAVISYRELISHKPSGEWSKMAPLRILSFDIECAGRKGIFPEAQHDSVIQIANIVTKYGDKKPFVRNVFCLDTTSPIVATQILEFDDEGKMLAAWRDFLEKVDPDIIIGYNIANFDFPYLLDRAKHLKVHNFEYWSRTHVKSVAKETNFSSKQMGNRDTKATNTNGRLQLDLLQLVQRDHQLRSYTLNSVCAHFLGEQKEDVHHSMITELFEGTPESRRRLALYCLKDAYLPQRLMDKLSCLENYTEMARVTGVPFNFLLARGQQVKFLSQLFRKALEQKLVIPNMRSESSEEQYEGATVIEPTRGYYDVPIATLDFASLYPSIIQAHNLCYTTLIKKKDIERWSLVKDEDYIVTPNGDMFVTTKKRKGLLAQILEELLSARKEAKRELAAETDPFKKAVLNGRQLALKISANSVYGLTGATNGKLPCLEIASSTTAFGRQMIERTKHEVEERYCIKNGYSHDAQVIYGDTDSVMVKFGTKELAEAMKLGEDAANYVSSKFIKPIKLEFEKVYFPYLLINKKRYAGLYWTKPEKYDKMDTKGIETVRRDNCLLVQTVIEKVLRMILIDRDVPGAQEYVKDTIADLLQNRVDMSKLVITKALTKDDYAAKQAHVELAHRMKKRDAGSAPALGDRVAYVMVKGATGSKNFERSEDPIYVLEHNVPIDTKYYLDNQLAKPLGRIFEPILGETKAKSLLTGDHTRAISVAAPKVGGLMKFAKKTQTCMGCKKPLTGKEESQGAVCADDAPRVGELYKKTLDKVSDLEVRFGRLWTQCQRCQGSMHCEVICSSKDCPIFYMRMKAKKDLEDANGELARFDFDQAAIW encoded by the exons ATGCCTTCCGCGACATTACCGCAGAAAAGGGCCTTTGGCGAGGCTTCAAGCACCCGGCGGAACATCGCCGCAACTCCCTCTACCGCCACAACCAAGAAGCGCCGCATCGATGAGCCCACATCGTCTCCAGCACAACGCTTCAAGAGCTCTCAAAATGACAGCAAAGGCAGAATGGCCTCGAGCCAACAGAAGAGTGTTTTCGAGAGCGAAGTGCTTGAAAGACTGAATCAGGACATCTCAGACCTCAAGCAAAACAACTCAGAAAAGGACCAAGCATGGGAGCGGCCACCCATTCCGAACGACTTCGATCCCTCCAAGCACAGTCTCTGCTTCCAAGCCAtcgaggcagaggagggcacgatcggtggtggtcaacCTGCTGTGAAGCTATTTGGCGTGACCGAGAACGGCAACTCCGTTCTTTTGCATGTCAAAGACTTCAAGCACTACCTCTATGTCGCGGCGCCAGTCTCGTTCGTCGTTGAGGACTGCCTTGCGTTCAAAGCATATCTCGAATCGCAGATGTCGCAAAATCACCAATATCAACAGGTCATTCATAATGTATCGCTGACCATGCGCGAGAACATCTATGGCTTCCAAGGGAACGTCCAAAATCCTTATATCAAGGTTACGGTTACCGATCCAAAACACATCAACAAGGTCCGCACCATGATCGAGAGAGGCGAGGCCAACTGGAAGGGGATGTGGAAGCATGATGGCGGCATCATGACCTACGACAGTATCCAGTACTTGCTTCGGTTCATGGTAGACTGTTCGATTGCTGGCATGTCTTGGGTTGAAGCACCCGCCGGCGCATATGACCTTATCCACATGAACAAGCAGTCCAACTGCCAGTTCGAAGCTGTCATCAGCTACCGAGAGCTGATTTCGCATAAGCCCTCTGGAGAGTGGTCTAAGATGGCCCCTCTCCGGATTCTCTCGTTCGATATCGAGTGCGCTGGTCGCAAAGGTATTTTCCCCGAGGCCCAACACGATTCCGTCATTCAAATCGCCAATATCGTCACCAAATACGGAGACAAGAAGCCGTTTGTACGAAATGTGTTCTGTCTCGATACCACAAGTCCCATTGTGGCCACTCAGATCCTGGAGTTTGATGACGAAGGGAAAATGTTGGCTGCATGGCGGGACTTCCTAGAGAAGGTTGATCCAGATATCATCATCGGGTACAATATTGCCAACTTCGATTTCCCCTATCTCCTTGACAGGGCGAAACATCTCAAAGTGCATAACTTCGAATACTGGTCTCGCACGCACGTCAAGTCGGTAGCGAAGGAAACCAACTTCTCTAGCAAGCAGATGGGCAATCGCGACACGAaggccaccaacaccaacggtCGTCTCCAGCTCGACTTGCTTCAACTGGTTCAACGTGACCACCAACTTCGCAGTTATACCCTGAACTCTGTGTGCGCCCATTTTCTTGGtgaacaaaaagaagatgTCCATCACTCCATGATCACGGAGCTTTTCGAGGGTACCCCAGAGTCGAGACGCAGACTGGCACTCTACTGTCTCAAGGATGCCTACCTGCCACAAAGACTCATGGACAAGCTGTCTTGCCTTGAAAACTACACCGAAATGGCAAGAGTTACGGGGGTACCATTCAACTTTCTCCTCGCCAGAGGTCAGCAAGTCAAATTCTTGAGTCAGCTCTTCCGCAAGGCCCTGGAGCAAAAGCTTGTCATTCCCAACATGAGATCAGAGTCATCAGAAGAGCAGTATGAGGGTGCCACTGTCATTGAGCCTACAAGAGGATACTACGATGTCCCCATCGCCACTCTGGATTTCGCTTCGCTGTACCCCAGCATCATTCAAGCCCACAATTTGTGTTACACCActctcatcaagaagaaggatatTGAGAGGTGGAGCTTAGTCAAGGATGAGGACTACATCGTTACCCCCAATGGCGACATGTTTGTTACCaccaaaaagagaaaggggcTGTTGGCCCAAATTCTGGAGGAATTGCTCTCGGCTAGAAAGGAGGCCAAGAGAGAACTTGCCGCTGAGACAGATCCATTCAAAAAGGCTGTGCTCAACGGTCGTCAACTAGCCTTGAAGATCAGTGCAAACTCCGTCTACGGTTTGACTGGTGCCACCAACGGCAAACTCCCCTGCTTGGAGATTGCTAGTAGTACCACCGCTTTCGGTCGTCAAATGATTGAGAGGACGAAGCACGAAGTTGAGGAGAGATATTGCATCAAGAATGGCTACAGTCATGACGCTCAGGTCATCTATGGTGATACTGATTCCGTCATGGTCAAGTTTGGCACCAAGGAGTTGGCCGAGGCCATGAAGCTCGGCGAGGATGCGGCGAATTATGTGTCTAGCAAGTTCATCAAGCCCATCAAGCTCGAGTTCGAAAAGGTGTACTTTCCCTATCTTCTGATTAACAAGAAGCGTTATGCTGGGCTGTACTGGACAAAACCGGAGAAGTATGACAAGATGGACACCAAGGGTATTGAGACTGTCCGTCGTGACAACTGTCTTTTGGTGCAAACCGTCATCGAGAAGGTCCTCCGCATGATTCTCATTGATCGTGACGTCCCTGGAGCTCAAGA ATACGTCAAAgacaccatcgccgaccTCCTTCAAAACCGCGTCGACATGTCCAAGCTCGTCATCACGAAAGCCCTCACCAAAGACGACTACGCCGCCAAGCAAGCCCACGTCGAGCTCGCCCACCGCATGAAGAAGCGCGACGCCGGTTCCGCCCCCGCCCTCGGCGACCGTGTAGCCTATGTCATGGTCAAAGGCGCGACTGGCTCCAAGAATTTTGAACGCTCCGAAGACCCCATCTACGTCCTCGAACACAACGTCCCCATCGACACAAAATACTACCTCGACAATCAGCTCGCCAAACCCCTCGGCCGCATCTTCGAGCCCATCCTCGGCGAGACAAAAGCCAAGTCCTTGCTGACAGGTGATCACACCCGCGCCATCTCCGTCGCGGCACCCAAAGTAGGCGGTCTCATGAAATTTGCCAAGAAAACCCAAACGTGTATGGGGTGCAAGAAACCCTTGACAGGGAAAGAAGAGAGTCAGGGCGCGGTGTGTGCCGATGACGCGCCGAGGGTGGGTGAGTTGTACAAGAAGACGCTGGACAAGGTCAGTGATTTGGAGGTGAGATTTGGGCGGTTGTGGACACAGTGCCAGAGGTGTCAGGGGAGCATGCACTGTGAGGTGATTTGCAGCTCGAAGGACTGTCCGATTTTTTATATGCGGatgaaggcgaagaaggatcTGGAGGATGCGAATGGGGAGTTGGCGAGGTTTGATTTTGATCAGGCTGCTATTTGGTAG
- a CDS encoding hypothetical protein (BUSCO:EOG09264T1U; EggNog:ENOG503NY7P; COG:S), with translation MASSPSPAPGAAPTNPKIAKIITRLQSKITPGMPFEAQYEAAQETRLVAARYTKSQNYTAAIDILSSVSQSLLKTGPTGGGSGGDLAILLVDVYKQAGLKVDATSKGRVLTCLRLFDPAEPNRKKFVKDVVEWSKKYSDYPAGDPELHHVIGSMLAEEKESLDEAERHLILGTTKDSPPVLAQLEYEWYKQDETHTAPLYCARAVLPYLLMANLKAATTCYKVFTSQLAAENSSLAVQDVGETKIFPSLPLMNFLGLLIVAVQKGNNPEVFRQLKGKYMPTIKEATDGVWDTALELIGEMYFGIQRPRQSNPLFDMMGSFLGMPGGGGGSGGRPMARRVEAAPAAEGLD, from the exons AtggcctcctcaccatcccccgcCCCGGGGGCGGCTCCCACAAACCCCAAAATAGCCAAAATCATCACCCGCCTCCAATCCAAAATCACCCCCGGCATGCCCTTCGAGGCCCAATACGAAGCCGCCCAAGAGACCCGACTCGTCGCGGCCCGGTACACCAAATCGCAAAACTATaccgccgccatcgacaTTCTGTCCTCTGTCTCCCAGTCCCTCCTCAAGACAGGTCCAACAGGCGGCGGCAGTGGGGGCGATCTCGCTATCTTGCTGGTGGATGTTTACAAGCAGGCTGGGCTGAAGGTGGACGCTACAagcaaggggagggtgttgaccTGTTTGAGGCTGTTTGACCCCGCCGAGCCGAACAGGAAGAAGTTTGTGAAGGATGTGGTCGA GTGGTCAAAGAAGTACTCGGACTACCCCGCCGGCGACCCAGAACTTCACCACGTCATCGGCTCCATGTTGgcagaggaaaaagagagcCTCGACGAGGCGGAGCGCCATTTGATCCTCGGCACCACGAAAGACTCCCCTCCTGTCCTTGCGCAGTTGGAGTATGAATGGTACAAACAAGATGAAACCCACACCGCGCCCCTTTACTGCGCCAGGGCAGTCCTTCCGTACCTGTTGATGGCCAACCTCAAGGCGGCGACCACGTGCTACAAGGTGTTTACTTCACAGCTCGCCGCCGAGAACTCGTCTTTGGCTGTGCAAGATGTTGGCGAGACCAAGATCTTCCCTAGCCTGCCGCTCATGAACTTTTTGGGGCTGTTGATTGTGGCTGTGCAAAAGGGGAACAACCCAGAGGTGTTTAGGCAGTTGAAGGGGAAGTACATGCCCACGATCAAGGAGGCCACGGACGGGGTGTGGGACACGGCACTGGAGCTGATTGGGGAGATGTACTTTGGGATTCAGAGACCGAGGCAGAGCAACCCGCTGTTTGACATGATGGGGAGCTTCTTGGGGAtgccgggtggtggtggtgggagtggtgggagaccgatggcgaggagggtggaggctGCGCCAGCTGCGGAGGGGCTGGATTAA
- a CDS encoding hypothetical protein (EggNog:ENOG503P2YG; COG:S), translating to MADESMLTNKEQEAHKMATETGIVFPDNLMLIRALRKHNNNVNAVVEEWFTLCGTDEWVSRYKDKPSTDKSATTGWDSWEEMPGLEATETSNITPLLGAESSPSFRIQGEDEVLYGQTPGTTGAPPTRVPSRADNRAPTSKEQEDEDIQKAVAASLAAQKPTLPPRPSSSAKGQFGPATREHYSEEEWAVTSHYPPPLEDEVPTCRQRKPGLPVFLRRRPNHNSHLLGGLLMILQRIPAARNTLLRIGDEPAWGYRCSQDWWKGEPITVNGPRWEFEVHRLMAFLEGTTRSYATADILAQFPEPERYFDDDEEKEFLHRFAYNNALRDVEGSSSTVGYSVLMSEVEVVPIQDITVHQSEDQFGLLDLFIPAPLHHIDTKYEAKSPKTLYDYLDLLFYPDVPVAAEDLDQGMLAMIRHPSSVLTLRTRDSRITDIEIPEIFHLDRYMACNRERLAEIAREQIDLYRRKTNGLKTAEGEATRKELALATIKSLKDKIESMRKGALWRNYNDAFRNAEDVMYLPSSQDEPSWSDEEKEILAHYRTRIKQLEQVIARAESVTEKLNEEIFHPIAAKSEANSAKFTTPSDDPAWNPTYKYTLVGAVIGDSQVLLRWTGEPLDDIIQEGSSPGVEDTGGWWLKMSYRNRVEYEFLKLKSVLAMWNKSKENRMLVYATDSAMNEKYDPLPDKLQKFVKDDNHFFKKELQTDQSQRPPEAEASKKRGADDQWAGIAGPGKLQRSASLDTLSSNRASAGSGGDKDDEMMLDVVGDGADGGEPVGGKGVSVAVQEMVERRTSAFFPIIASADAYEIAQGDAATKTSVNEVGGNGGGGSLADPITNNGDGDRMVTD from the exons ATGGCGGACGAATCCATGCTCACGAAtaaggagcaggaggctcATAAGATGGCGACAGAAACTGGGATTGTCTTTCCGGACAATTTGATGCTGATCAGGGCCCTGAGAaagcacaacaacaatgtcAATGCCGTTGTTGAAGAGTGGTTTACACTTTGTGGTACCGAT GAATGGGTGTCGAGATATAAGGATAAACCTTCTACTGATAAATCCGCTACTACTGGCTGGGATAGCTGGGAGGAAATGCCTGGGTTGGAGGCGACAGAAACGTCGAATATCACGCCGTTGTTGGGGGCGGAGTCATCACCTT CTTTCAGGATACaaggcgaggatgaggtccTGTACGGTCAGACTCCTGGAACCACGGGCGCGCCTCCCACACGTGTCCCATCCAGAGCGGACAACAGGGCCCCAACATCCAAAGAgcaggaagacgaggataTTCAAAAGGCCGTAGCGGCATCGCTCGCAGCGCAGAAACCAACACTACCTCCTAGGCCCTCGTCCTCAGCTAAGGGTCAATTTGGGCCGGCCACCAGAGAGCACTACTCGGAGGAAGAATGGGCGGTGACCAGTCATTATCCGCCGCCACTCGAAGATGAGGTACCGACTTGCCGACAAAGAAAACCAGGCCTGCCCGTGTTTCTCAGGCGCCGGCCGAACCACAATAGTCATCTGTTGGGCGGTCTACTGATGATCTTACAACGAATTCCTGCGGCGCGGAATACTTTGCTCAGGATCGGTGATGAGCCAGCATGGGGATACCGTTGTTCACAGGATTGGTGGAAGGGCGAGCCGATCACGGTTAACGGACCGCGATGGGAATTTGAAGTTCACCGTCTAATGGCTTTTCTGGAGGGGACAACGCGCTCATATGCGACAGCTGATATTTTGGCGCAGTTCCCAGAACCTGAAAGGTACttcgacgacgatgaagaaaaGGAGTTCCTTCACAGATTTGCATACAACAATGCTCTGCGGGACGTCGAAGGTTCTTCATCGACAGTGGGCTACTCGGTTCTGATGTCGGAAGTTGAGGTCGTTCCGATCCAGGACATTACAGTGCACCAGTCGGAGGACCAGTTTGGTCTTTTAGATTTATTCATACCcgctcccctccaccacatcgATACCAAGTATGAAGCAAAGTCGCCAAAGACCTTGTACGATTATTTGGACCTCCTGTTTTATCCGGACGTTCCGGTGGCGGCTGAGGATCTGGATCAAGGCATGCTAGCTATGATTCGACATCCATCTTCAGTGTTGACTCTGCGGACCAGAGACAGCCGTATAACCGACATCGAAATTCCAGAAATCTTTCACCTTGACCGATACATGGCATGTAATCGGGAGAGGCTTGCGGAAATCGCAAGGGAGCAGATTGATCTGTACCGCAGAAAGACGAATGGGTTGAAAACGGCAGAGGGCGAGGCGACACGCAAGGAGTTGGCTCTAGCGACTATAAAGTCGCTGAAGGATAAAATCGAAAGCATGAGAAAAGGAGCTCTTTGGAGGAACTATAACGATGCTTTCCGCAATGCTGAAGATGTCATGTATCTGCCTTCTTCACAGGATGAGCCATCGTGGTcggacgaggagaaggaaattCTTGCTCATTACCGGACGAGAATCAAGCAGCTTGAACAGGTCATCGCTAGGGCCGAGAGCGTGACAGAGA AGCTCAATGAGGAGATTTTCCACCCGATAGCAGCGAAGTCTGAGGCGAATTCTGCAAAGTTCACCACCCCGTCTGACGACCCAGCCTGGAATCCCACATACAAGTATACGCTTGTTGGCGCGGTGATAGGGGATTCTCAAGTTCTGTTGCGATGGACGGGGGAGCCATTGGATGATATCATCCAGGAGGGCTCGTCTCCAGGAGTGGAGGATACcggtgggtggtggcttAAGATGTCTTATCGCAACAGGGTTGAGTATGAG TTTTTGAAGCTCAAGTCCGTGCTCGCCATGTGGAACAAATCAAAGGAGAACCGCATGTTGGTATATGCGACTGATTCGGCCATGAATGAGAAATACGACCCTCTTCCGGACAAGCTCCAGAAGTTTGTCAAGGACGATAATCACTTTTTCAAGAAGGAGCTGCAGACGGATCAGTCCCAGCGTCCACCAGAGGCGGAAGCATCCAAGAAGCGAGGGGCCGACGATCAGTGGGCTGGCATTGCTGGACCTGGAAAGCTGCAGAGGTCGGCTAGCCTTGATACCTTGTCTTCCAACAGGGCTTCGGCTGGATCTGGAGGGGACAAGGATGATGAAATGATGCtggatgttgttggggatggggcggatggtggtgaaccggtgggtgggaaaggggtaAGTGTGGCGGTTCAGGAGATGGTGGAACGCCGCACTTCTGCCTTTTTCCCAATAATTGCGAGTGCTGACGCTTATGAGATTGCTCAGGGCGACGCTGCTACGAAAACGAGTGTGAACGAGGTGGGTGGGAATGGAGGTGGCGGGAGTTTAGCTGATCCTATTACGAAcaatggagatggggataGGATGGTTACGGATTGA
- a CDS encoding hypothetical protein (COG:O; EggNog:ENOG503Q35M): MSKVSKATAAKTRLLGEMKTLRQEKWIHFDDNEDINIMKWRFALMVINSDSVFNGAYLQAEMSFSEDYPYSPPKFRFLNPITHPNVYPDGQLCISILHTPGEDVMSGESASERWTPLHGVESVLRSVLLLLDDPEIGSPANVDAGVMYRDRREEYNRKAKETVEYSKTKVPEGFEMPRSFESAPPPKMENDDGFWQESDEDFDFGGSDTGDEEMEDFEGDEDDEEGDGEEEGSDDDGSEDEVTSGAGTKKR, translated from the exons ATGTCCAAAGTGAGCAAGGCCACGGCCGCGAAGACGCGGCTCctgggggagatgaagaccTTGCGACAGGAGAAGTGGATTCATTTTGACGAT AACGAAGACATTAACATCATGAAATGGAGGTTCGCCCTCATGGTGATCAACTCCGACTCGGTTTTCAACGGCGCCTACCTCCAGGCCGAGATGTCGTTTAGCGAAGATTACCCTTACTCCCCGCCCAAGTTCCGTTTCCTGAACCCGATCACCCACCCCAACGTGTACCCCGACGGCCAGCTCTGCATCTCGATCTTGCACACGCCCGGGGAGGATGTCATGTCTGGCGAGTCGGCGTCGGAGCGGTGGACACCGCTGCATGGTGTGGAGAGTGTGTTGAGAtcggtgttgctgctgctggacgaTCCCGAGATTGGTTCCCCCGCTAATGTCGACGCGGGAGTCATGTATCGGGATCGGAGGGAGGAGTATAACAGGAAGGCgaaggagacggtggagTACTCCAAGACAAAGGTGCCCGAGGGGTTTGAGATGCCGAGGAGCTTTGAGAGtgcgccaccaccaaagatgGAGAATGATGACGGTTTTTGGCAAGAAAGCGATGAGGATTTTGACTTTGGAGGGAGTGATACaggcgacgaggagatggaggattttgagggtgatgaggatgatgaagagggggatggggaagaggagggcagtgatgatgatggcagtgaggatgaggttaCTTCTGGCGCGGGGACCAAGAAGCGGTGA